A genomic window from Thermodesulfobium sp. 4217-1 includes:
- a CDS encoding P-loop NTPase, translated as MSDQAQELRRLREKLNNALYSQSNRQPFKNKLSISFAGGKGGTGKTALSANMALSLSRRGIKTVLLDADVGLANTNIILGVKPPKNWADFLYNDTPFEEILYFVDKGPILISGASGISDAANLPSYKQEELFMSLATLESQTDALIIDVGAGIQENIINFSIASNNIIIVTNPDPTALTDAYSFIKVISNKLYNQRVYLIINMARTFEEVKRIYEVFVPMVKSRLDVNLEVLGSISYSEEMVLSVKQSRPLIVNYPRSDAARQIEIITNKLLDNLYNQNQAPINTPTFYNKKLSDDSKISKEYEQEESNGSKNGSFVSRFCKFFGIKK; from the coding sequence ATGAGCGATCAGGCACAGGAGTTAAGGAGGTTAAGGGAAAAGCTAAATAATGCTCTATATTCTCAATCAAATCGTCAGCCCTTTAAGAACAAATTGTCAATTTCCTTCGCAGGGGGTAAGGGCGGTACTGGCAAGACGGCATTGAGCGCTAATATGGCTCTTTCTCTGTCAAGAAGAGGCATAAAGACTGTCCTTCTTGACGCTGATGTGGGCCTGGCTAATACAAACATTATATTAGGAGTGAAACCCCCAAAAAACTGGGCAGATTTTTTATATAACGATACCCCATTTGAAGAGATATTGTACTTTGTCGACAAGGGACCAATATTGATATCGGGGGCATCAGGCATATCAGATGCTGCCAATCTTCCATCATATAAGCAAGAGGAGCTCTTCATGTCTCTTGCTACCCTTGAGTCTCAGACAGATGCCCTGATAATCGATGTGGGCGCAGGCATTCAGGAAAATATCATAAATTTTTCTATAGCTTCAAACAATATAATAATAGTCACCAATCCAGATCCAACTGCTCTTACTGACGCATATAGTTTTATAAAGGTTATATCAAACAAACTATACAATCAAAGGGTGTACTTGATTATAAATATGGCTCGAACGTTTGAAGAGGTAAAGAGAATATATGAGGTATTCGTGCCTATGGTAAAATCAAGATTAGACGTAAACCTTGAAGTTCTTGGCAGCATTTCATATTCTGAAGAAATGGTCTTGTCGGTAAAGCAGAGCAGACCTCTAATAGTAAACTATCCAAGGTCGGATGCTGCAAGGCAGATAGAAATTATTACGAATAAGCTCCTGGATAACCTTTATAATCAAAACCAGGCTCCTATCAACACACCCACTTTTTATAACAAGAAATTAAGTGACGATTCAAAAATATCAAAAGAATACGAGCAAGAAGAATCAAACGGTAGCAAAAATGGCTCTTTC
- a CDS encoding AAA family ATPase codes for MNAKRYIAKTIAEAILMIRKDLGEDALILYSRSINVAPRWMIWKKQDAVEVMATVNQEGKKLDELARDVEEFKKELQELKKSQEELSVLRRDEKTDENEVSFLRFHNFQEKRGKSSILVSTSGEIDGKSKYFFKGLKFYSFFTERDSASAIALIGPTGAGKTTTIAKIAAQMSLLMKKRVCLITLDTFRIAALDQLKAYADIMDLPFFVVHSPKELKEVIKKEKNSIDIFLIDTMGFSPLLDNKIKEISAFLSTGVKTEHHLVLCANYKAKELDLYINKFKALNPASIIWTKLDEVISLGHIVDLSIKNNLPISLFGTGQNVPENLEVASDDSLSNQLNIKFRDFYAEESKV; via the coding sequence GTGAACGCAAAAAGATATATTGCAAAAACTATTGCCGAAGCAATCTTGATGATCAGAAAAGACTTAGGTGAGGACGCCCTGATACTCTACTCAAGATCTATCAATGTCGCCCCCCGATGGATGATCTGGAAAAAACAGGATGCCGTTGAGGTGATGGCCACTGTTAATCAAGAGGGCAAAAAGCTTGATGAATTGGCAAGAGACGTTGAAGAATTTAAAAAAGAATTACAAGAGCTAAAAAAAAGTCAGGAAGAACTGTCAGTGCTCAGAAGAGATGAAAAAACAGATGAAAATGAAGTGAGCTTTCTTAGATTTCATAACTTTCAGGAAAAAAGGGGAAAATCATCTATATTAGTTAGCACTTCTGGAGAAATTGACGGAAAATCGAAATACTTTTTCAAAGGGCTCAAGTTTTATTCATTTTTTACCGAGAGGGATTCTGCCAGCGCAATAGCCCTTATAGGCCCTACTGGTGCAGGCAAGACTACTACAATTGCAAAGATTGCAGCACAGATGTCACTTTTGATGAAAAAAAGGGTTTGCCTTATAACCCTTGATACTTTCAGGATAGCAGCTCTGGATCAGCTAAAAGCATACGCAGACATCATGGACTTACCATTTTTTGTGGTACATTCGCCTAAGGAATTAAAGGAAGTTATAAAAAAAGAGAAGAATTCAATTGATATATTTTTAATAGACACAATGGGATTTTCCCCTCTTTTGGACAACAAGATTAAGGAAATTTCAGCCTTTTTGTCAACTGGGGTAAAGACAGAGCATCATCTGGTTCTTTGCGCAAACTATAAGGCAAAAGAATTAGACCTGTATATAAATAAATTTAAGGCATTAAATCCTGCAAGTATTATCTGGACCAAGCTTGACGAAGTAATATCGCTCGGACATATTGTAGATCTGTCAATAAAAAATAATTTGCCGATATCACTATTTGGCACTGGTCAAAACGTCCCAGAAAATCTGGAGGTCGCATCAGATGATTCACTTTCAAACCAACTAAATATTAAATTTAGAGATTTCTACGCTGAAGAGTCTAAAGTATGA
- a CDS encoding FliI/YscN family ATPase, which yields MKSLALLKDFIDDYNYLPWNGTIDRISGYVVESIGPKVSIGEIVYIDSGKNQVPCLVIGFASNKVYLTPFDAVEGIEPGSIVKKTGKQLGLWVGKQLLGHILDGLGRPLSVNHIDRDDMSQYRSIENKSPHPLTRGRIREPISTGIRAIDGLLTLGKGQRIGIFAGSGIGKTTLLGMISRFCNAQVNIIALVGERGREVREFLEESLGEDGMAKSVVIVSTSDNPPSQRVLSAFTATVIAEYFRDLGMDVLMVMDSLTRVCMAQRELGLSIGEPPTTRGYPPSVFTMMARLLERAGTSDKGSITGIYTVLVEGDDLSEPIADHARSILDGHIVLSRDLAERGHYPPIDISQSISRLMSSIVDRDHLNLSYRIKELIASYKEAYDLINIGAYQKGSNPKIDESIEKISRIEEFLKQGPYDTSSFDDTYKKLSEILQ from the coding sequence ATGAAGAGCCTTGCCTTGCTTAAAGATTTTATTGACGATTATAACTATCTTCCCTGGAATGGCACAATTGATAGAATTAGCGGTTACGTAGTCGAATCAATTGGTCCAAAGGTATCTATTGGTGAGATTGTCTACATTGACTCTGGGAAAAATCAGGTTCCTTGCCTGGTTATTGGATTTGCGTCAAATAAGGTATATCTGACCCCTTTTGACGCGGTTGAGGGTATAGAGCCTGGCTCAATAGTAAAAAAAACAGGTAAACAGCTGGGCTTATGGGTAGGGAAACAGCTCTTGGGTCACATTCTTGACGGTTTGGGAAGACCTCTGTCAGTAAATCACATTGATAGAGACGATATGTCACAATATAGATCGATAGAAAACAAGTCTCCCCATCCCCTGACAAGGGGCAGGATAAGAGAACCTATTTCCACAGGTATCAGGGCAATTGACGGTCTTTTGACATTGGGCAAGGGTCAAAGAATAGGAATTTTCGCAGGCTCTGGCATCGGCAAAACCACACTTCTTGGGATGATATCTAGATTTTGTAATGCACAGGTAAACATTATTGCGCTGGTTGGAGAAAGAGGTCGTGAGGTAAGGGAGTTTTTGGAAGAGAGTTTGGGAGAAGATGGTATGGCAAAGTCTGTGGTAATAGTGTCCACTTCAGACAATCCTCCCTCACAAAGGGTGCTCTCTGCCTTTACTGCAACTGTTATCGCAGAATATTTTAGGGATCTGGGTATGGACGTGCTTATGGTGATGGACTCTTTGACAAGGGTTTGTATGGCACAAAGAGAGCTGGGGCTCTCAATTGGCGAGCCGCCTACTACAAGAGGGTATCCTCCCTCTGTTTTTACTATGATGGCAAGGCTCTTAGAGAGAGCTGGGACGTCTGATAAGGGATCTATAACAGGCATATACACTGTGCTTGTCGAGGGAGACGATCTGTCAGAGCCAATAGCCGATCATGCAAGGAGCATATTGGATGGGCACATCGTTTTGTCCAGAGATTTGGCTGAAAGAGGCCACTATCCACCTATAGATATTTCACAGAGCATAAGCAGGCTTATGAGCTCTATTGTCGACAGAGATCACTTAAATCTTAGTTACCGTATAAAAGAGCTGATAGCCTCGTATAAAGAGGCATACGATCTTATTAACATTGGAGCTTACCAAAAGGGATCCAATCCTAAAATTGATGAGAGTATTGAGAAGATATCAAGGATTGAAGAGTTTTTAAAACAGGGTCCATATGACACCTCAAGTTTTGATGACACCTATAAAAAATTAAGCGAGATACTTCAGTGA
- a CDS encoding carbon storage regulator, whose translation MLVISRKTGQSFIIGDKITVTVVAIDKDVVKIGIDAAKDIKVLRSELVDKIKDSMKDSVFKENDIDNLLKVLKDENKKL comes from the coding sequence GTGTTAGTTATTAGCAGAAAGACTGGTCAGAGCTTCATTATAGGGGATAAAATTACTGTTACAGTAGTAGCTATTGATAAAGATGTGGTAAAAATAGGCATAGATGCTGCAAAAGACATCAAGGTATTAAGAAGTGAACTGGTTGATAAGATAAAGGATTCAATGAAAGATTCTGTTTTTAAAGAGAATGATATTGATAACTTGTTAAAAGTGTTAAAAGATGAAAATAAAAAGCTCTAA
- a CDS encoding HD-GYP domain-containing protein, which produces MIRTRVENLKEGDILAYPVIDGAGRVLIGADIPLKAIVIRRLKELGFNYVYVDAAGFEDIERLEMISQATELEIIKTSREVFGKIKRSHELDPQKIQHLAVTVLNEILNKKNIAIVIDDLMVSSDYLFRHLARTMLFCSVLGINLGYGENKLRDLAKAAFLHDIGYAFIDENIRNKKGRLTPEEREIIRQHPKFADSILAKNKFSSSVRKAVLQHHERFDASGYPMGLKGEEIFELARVIAVVDVFESMTSDMPYRKALFPSEVYEYIMSQSGRLFDPDIVKVFSNKIVIYPSGTSVILSNNLIGVVKSVNISYPLRPIVRVFAKMTGDGSVTYLERDMEIDLLRALDIVIVGSTDLSGNIIDYERDISVSY; this is translated from the coding sequence ATGATAAGAACAAGGGTTGAAAACCTTAAGGAAGGCGATATATTGGCCTATCCTGTGATTGATGGGGCTGGGCGTGTTCTTATCGGGGCAGATATACCACTGAAGGCTATAGTCATAAGACGCTTGAAAGAATTGGGCTTCAACTATGTATACGTTGACGCAGCAGGCTTTGAAGACATTGAGCGGCTCGAGATGATCTCTCAAGCAACAGAGCTTGAAATAATAAAAACTTCAAGAGAGGTTTTTGGGAAGATAAAGAGATCTCACGAGCTGGATCCGCAAAAGATTCAGCATCTTGCGGTTACTGTATTGAACGAAATACTGAACAAAAAGAATATCGCAATAGTGATCGACGATCTGATGGTCTCATCTGACTATCTTTTTAGACATCTTGCCAGAACAATGCTGTTTTGTTCTGTCTTGGGCATAAATCTGGGCTACGGTGAAAACAAGCTGAGGGATCTGGCAAAGGCTGCCTTTTTACACGACATTGGATATGCATTTATTGATGAAAATATTAGAAATAAAAAGGGCAGGCTCACACCAGAAGAAAGAGAAATTATTAGGCAGCATCCTAAATTTGCAGACTCTATCCTTGCAAAAAATAAATTTTCTTCATCAGTTAGAAAGGCAGTTCTGCAACATCACGAGAGATTTGATGCAAGCGGCTATCCTATGGGACTCAAAGGCGAGGAGATATTTGAACTTGCAAGGGTTATTGCGGTGGTTGACGTATTTGAGAGCATGACCTCCGATATGCCTTACAGAAAGGCACTCTTTCCAAGTGAGGTATATGAATATATTATGTCTCAATCTGGCAGGCTTTTTGACCCGGATATTGTAAAGGTTTTTTCCAATAAGATAGTAATTTATCCATCTGGCACATCGGTAATCCTCTCAAATAACCTAATTGGCGTGGTAAAGTCAGTCAACATATCTTATCCATTAAGACCGATTGTAAGGGTTTTTGCAAAGATGACAGGTGATGGTAGCGTTACTTATCTTGAAAGGGATATGGAGATAGACCTGCTCAGAGCACTGGATATCGTAATAGTGGGCTCTACAGACTTATCGGGAAATATTATAGATTATGAAAGGGACATTAGTGTTAGTTATTAG
- the fliS gene encoding flagellar export chaperone FliS codes for MTPYGTQVYKSNELETSPPWKIIIMSYEAIIKNLKIAKEAIKNKDLFIKSRSISKSQMIILTLLSMLDQSQDKDIVGSLTSLYFYYTKELTIANAENSVERIDNVIKLVSSLRSTWEEAFSKMGLLVK; via the coding sequence ATGACACCTTATGGTACACAGGTATATAAATCAAATGAGTTAGAGACGTCTCCACCCTGGAAGATTATAATTATGTCGTATGAGGCAATTATAAAAAATTTAAAGATTGCCAAAGAGGCGATAAAGAATAAAGATCTATTCATAAAGAGCAGGAGCATATCAAAATCTCAGATGATAATATTGACTTTGTTATCCATGCTCGATCAAAGTCAGGACAAAGATATTGTGGGATCTCTTACATCGCTATATTTTTACTATACCAAGGAGCTTACAATTGCTAACGCAGAAAATTCTGTTGAAAGAATAGATAACGTTATTAAGCTTGTGTCCTCCCTTAGAAGCACATGGGAAGAGGCATTTTCAAAGATGGGGCTTTTGGTAAAGTGA
- the fliD gene encoding flagellar filament capping protein FliD produces the protein MSTVNSTSSSNVSSLLSNTSLGSASITGLASGIDTTALVNAMTQQDEGTLNQLQSQQTTLQNKISAWNGLESLFTQLQTDATSLANQNNVLSATTTSSNTNVLTATSSGATQPGSYVLNVTQLATAQSSRSQSFSSASATIGQGTFTITPSASGSTPLTINITSSNNTLQGLADAINGTSGSPVSANIISNTNGTFLTLTSNQTGVANGFTVTDNVTNGGTVVSFSGATSSTDYTQGTTLTTAQDAQVQLGTTNPLTIDSSSNTVTSLVPGLSINLVGAGQSTLNVNYSDSNTKTLINNFVTDYNNIIAFRNQYASYNTTTQTAGVLFGDPSFNNFMNQLTGAVSSAATGNISQGNPASIADLGITISTDPSTMGQLSFNSSTFDKAFSSNPQAVANSMMGLGTTNNPNATVIGYASQTKGGTYTVNVTGWDSNGNALATINGQSVTGQGNVINGLTGTAADGLGINVNSGFTGSFQVTMNKGIFQNVLDALTPITQPYGQVSSVITNLTNNNTALQSQITQQTSFVQQRRNLYLQQFAQMESTLASLDLQNMWLGYQTSAMSGSSSLSGSLSSAGGLSSATGSSGTSSSSGSSSSSSSS, from the coding sequence ATGTCTACAGTTAATTCTACCTCTTCTTCAAACGTAAGCTCACTTTTGAGCAATACGAGTTTGGGCAGCGCATCAATCACCGGTTTGGCTTCAGGAATTGATACAACTGCTCTTGTGAACGCTATGACCCAGCAGGACGAGGGAACACTAAACCAACTGCAGTCACAGCAGACTACTCTTCAGAATAAGATATCGGCATGGAACGGCTTAGAGAGTCTTTTTACTCAACTTCAAACTGACGCGACCTCTCTTGCCAACCAGAACAATGTATTGTCTGCTACTACTACGAGCTCAAATACAAATGTCCTTACTGCAACCTCATCGGGCGCTACGCAACCTGGCTCATACGTTCTAAATGTTACCCAGCTTGCCACGGCCCAAAGCTCAAGGTCTCAGAGCTTTTCGTCAGCAAGCGCTACTATCGGTCAAGGGACATTTACTATTACACCAAGCGCCTCTGGTTCTACCCCTCTCACGATAAATATCACCTCTTCCAATAACACCCTGCAGGGTTTGGCAGATGCTATAAATGGCACATCGGGCTCTCCTGTATCAGCAAACATTATCAGCAATACAAACGGGACATTTTTAACGCTGACTTCCAACCAGACAGGGGTAGCAAACGGTTTTACCGTCACGGATAACGTGACCAATGGCGGAACTGTGGTTAGTTTTTCTGGAGCAACAAGTTCTACTGACTATACTCAAGGTACTACGCTTACCACTGCTCAGGATGCACAGGTGCAACTGGGAACAACTAACCCGCTGACTATTGATAGCAGTTCAAATACCGTTACCAGCCTTGTGCCTGGCCTTTCGATAAACCTGGTGGGTGCTGGTCAATCTACTTTGAACGTAAATTACAGCGATTCAAATACAAAGACGCTAATAAACAACTTTGTCACAGACTACAACAACATAATAGCTTTTAGAAATCAATATGCATCATACAACACTACTACTCAGACAGCAGGCGTTCTATTTGGAGATCCGAGCTTTAACAACTTTATGAATCAGTTGACTGGCGCTGTATCTTCTGCCGCCACAGGAAACATATCGCAGGGAAATCCTGCTTCAATCGCAGATTTGGGGATTACAATCTCTACCGACCCTTCTACTATGGGTCAGCTTAGTTTTAACTCATCTACCTTTGACAAGGCATTTAGCTCTAACCCTCAGGCAGTGGCTAACTCTATGATGGGCTTGGGTACTACAAATAACCCCAATGCAACCGTAATAGGCTATGCTTCACAGACAAAGGGCGGGACATATACAGTTAACGTTACCGGTTGGGATTCGAATGGCAATGCGCTTGCTACCATAAACGGTCAGAGCGTAACTGGGCAGGGTAACGTGATAAACGGTTTAACTGGCACGGCTGCTGATGGATTGGGTATAAACGTAAACTCTGGGTTTACGGGCAGTTTTCAGGTGACTATGAACAAGGGAATATTTCAGAACGTATTGGATGCCCTGACGCCAATTACTCAGCCTTATGGGCAGGTATCTTCTGTGATTACCAACCTTACAAACAACAATACGGCGTTGCAAAGTCAGATAACTCAACAGACTTCCTTTGTACAACAGAGAAGGAATCTGTATCTCCAACAGTTCGCCCAAATGGAGTCTACTCTTGCCAGCCTTGATTTACAGAATATGTGGCTGGGATATCAAACGTCAGCCATGTCTGGCTCAAGCTCTCTTTCGGGGAGTCTTTCTTCTGCTGGCGGCCTGAGCTCAGCTACAGGATCGAGCGGTACTTCAAGCTCATCAGGTTCGTCAAGTTCTTCGAGTTCATCATAA
- a CDS encoding flagellar protein FlaG: MAVNSQISTVAPNSNPSTVVLARAQSNQIVNVAVNNTSNAKSNNISIDLSGINSSQTADNLALNNASNTKTNSAISSNILKKIVESLNNLSDNLDIGTKFEAFEKMKGVYYIRTYNTKTNETISEFPPTQYLNMIANFINGTGNLVDRKV; encoded by the coding sequence ATGGCAGTTAACAGTCAAATTAGCACGGTTGCGCCAAATAGCAATCCGTCCACGGTTGTGTTGGCAAGGGCTCAATCCAACCAGATAGTGAATGTGGCTGTCAATAATACTTCAAACGCTAAATCAAATAACATTTCTATTGATCTGTCAGGTATTAACTCCAGCCAAACTGCTGACAATCTGGCATTAAATAACGCTTCAAATACTAAGACAAATAGTGCTATAAGTTCAAACATTTTAAAAAAGATAGTAGAGAGTCTTAACAACCTATCTGATAATTTAGATATAGGAACCAAATTTGAGGCATTTGAAAAGATGAAGGGAGTATATTATATTAGGACATATAACACTAAGACAAATGAAACCATCAGCGAATTCCCTCCTACACAATACCTCAACATGATTGCTAATTTTATAAATGGCACTGGAAATTTAGTGGATAGGAAGGTATAA
- a CDS encoding flagellin: protein MALYINTNVSAMQANYNLTQTSNAMSSSLEKLSTGLRINSAADDPAGLTISNTLQAQIKGLGQAVQNSNDGINMIQTAAGALTEVTNLIQSMRTLAVSASNTAVNDASSRQADQYQINSAISSLKNIAATTAFGNVKLLNGNFGYNTQITTPNDITSMGIAASATNVSYIGNVSMEIKQQATQAYMTGAFQTSALASGTGGTVTFSLNTLDSAGNITNTQAITATIGSADGSAAAALDIANAINQFSGTTNVFAAISTASAGTIDLGSVQYGNELSFSVSPVTLSSGVSAIGGAVGTAGLAATAGQNLVVYLNVGSGAANAGDVITANYIAGNSSGTSGQFVIADTASTNKFNGFYANLAVTQSSSGTGASGTVGVASGASAELTASFATTANPNWTTAQGVLNNATGVNIGVLAKNSATFQIGANAGQLVSQVINNLTPDALGFSAGLGQSVSQINVQTLSGAQNAIQVLDAANSEVSVIASSLGAFQTNTLQSNVNSLSVAQNNLSASNAAIQDTNMASEMTNFTQLQILMKSGIAMLSQANQIPSSLLTLLQ from the coding sequence ATGGCACTTTATATTAACACGAACGTTTCTGCTATGCAGGCAAACTACAATCTTACACAGACAAGCAATGCAATGAGCTCAAGCCTTGAGAAGCTCTCTACAGGTCTCAGGATCAACAGCGCTGCAGATGACCCGGCTGGGTTGACAATCTCTAACACGCTTCAGGCTCAGATTAAAGGTTTGGGTCAGGCAGTTCAGAATTCAAATGACGGCATAAATATGATCCAGACAGCTGCTGGTGCACTTACTGAGGTTACAAACCTTATCCAGTCAATGAGAACCCTTGCGGTTAGCGCATCAAACACTGCAGTGAACGATGCGTCTTCAAGACAGGCTGATCAATATCAGATTAACTCAGCAATATCGTCTTTGAAAAACATTGCTGCAACTACAGCTTTTGGTAATGTCAAGCTATTAAACGGCAATTTTGGATACAATACTCAGATTACCACGCCAAATGACATAACGAGTATGGGAATTGCAGCAAGCGCTACAAATGTAAGCTATATTGGCAACGTTTCAATGGAAATTAAGCAACAGGCCACTCAAGCATATATGACGGGCGCATTCCAAACCAGCGCTCTTGCTTCTGGAACTGGAGGAACAGTTACCTTTTCTCTTAATACTCTTGATTCGGCGGGCAATATTACAAACACACAGGCTATTACTGCAACCATCGGCAGTGCCGATGGAAGTGCAGCAGCAGCACTTGACATTGCTAACGCAATCAACCAATTTAGTGGAACCACTAACGTGTTTGCTGCAATTAGTACCGCTTCTGCAGGTACTATAGACTTAGGTTCAGTTCAATATGGGAATGAATTAAGCTTTTCTGTATCTCCAGTTACATTAAGTAGTGGTGTAAGCGCGATCGGTGGCGCAGTAGGAACTGCTGGATTGGCTGCAACGGCAGGTCAAAACCTTGTGGTGTATTTGAATGTAGGCTCGGGTGCAGCAAACGCAGGAGATGTTATTACTGCTAATTACATTGCTGGTAACAGCAGTGGCACATCAGGCCAATTCGTTATAGCGGATACTGCATCGACAAATAAATTTAATGGTTTCTACGCAAATCTTGCAGTGACTCAGTCTTCGAGTGGAACAGGCGCAAGTGGGACAGTTGGTGTCGCTAGTGGAGCTTCTGCTGAATTAACTGCTTCTTTTGCAACTACTGCTAATCCGAACTGGACGACTGCACAGGGCGTACTTAACAATGCAACTGGTGTTAACATAGGCGTTCTCGCAAAGAACAGCGCCACCTTCCAGATAGGCGCAAATGCTGGTCAGCTTGTGAGCCAGGTAATAAACAACCTCACTCCTGACGCGCTTGGATTTAGCGCAGGCCTTGGACAAAGCGTTTCTCAGATAAACGTCCAGACTCTTTCTGGAGCACAGAATGCAATACAGGTCCTGGATGCTGCCAACTCTGAGGTCTCGGTTATAGCCTCCAGCCTTGGCGCATTCCAGACAAACACCTTACAGTCAAACGTTAACTCCCTTTCAGTAGCACAAAATAATCTCTCTGCATCCAACGCTGCAATCCAGGATACAAATATGGCTTCTGAGATGACAAACTTTACACAACTTCAAATATTGATGAAGTCTGGCATAGCGATGCTCTCACAGGCAAACCAGATCCCATCCAGTCTTTTGACACTATTGCAATAA